A window of Cucurbita pepo subsp. pepo cultivar mu-cu-16 chromosome LG06, ASM280686v2, whole genome shotgun sequence contains these coding sequences:
- the LOC111797147 gene encoding kinesin-like protein KIN-14F: protein MPQELSFRNSVLTSPNKNMPRGLKALVTNCNDQVSSNSVISEEVINDHELANRKAEEAAFRRNQAAGWLRQMDHGASGVLSKEPSEQEFCLSLRNGLILCNVLNKVNPGAVLKVVESPVVTVQSVEGAAQSAIQYFENTRNFLEAVKDMKLLTFEASDLEKGGTSGKVVECILCLKGYYEWKQAGGIGVWRYGGTVRITSLARSSPSITESDSTDESDSSQFEQLLDFLHLSNEVSVEESRTCSVLAFLFDRFGLILLQAYLRESNRIEDLPLNAMVIDALLSKVVKDFSALLESQGTQLGLFLKKILKSDLSSSSKFEFIEAISRYINQRANMASSDFSKFCVCGGKREVIHRAPADHEELVHAQQNQIQELKSAFQETKLEVKHIQSQWNEEVERLEHHLKGLEMTSSSYHKVLEENRILYNQVQDLKGTIRVYCRVRPFLSGQSNQHSTVDYIGENGNIMIANPLKQGKEARRVFSFNKVYGTNVTQEQIYIDTQPLIRSVLDGFNVCIFAYGQTGSGKTYTMSGPDLMTEDTWGVNYRALNDLFQISNARLDMMKYEVGVQMIEIYNEQVRDLLVSDGSNRKLDIRNNSQLSGLNVPDASWVPVTCTQDVLSLMRVGQKNRAVGATALNERSSRSHSVLTVHVLGRDLVSGSNLRGCLHLVDLAGSERVDKSEAVGDRLKEAQHINKSLSALGDVISALAQKSSHIPYRNSKLTQLLQDSLGGHAKTLMFVHINPEVDALGETISTLKFAERVASIELGAARCNKENGQIRELKDEISNLKSALETKDAELEQLKCGNARAFVENPKPRAASPFRVLRHGTNGGAKPENCQRPLDEAKTLEARSYSSGKQRRSRFPSTFTEKDAIKMPLLAEERSTTSSSSGNPRSPSPPVRRSISTDRGAFIRSKVRTETNENQPISKPSFPTKVPVNKSMASIQAIDNRGRVNIGSQEHENVSDALVGIQKTMASTKKKQLVCQENNEDEQQLKQSVTTMQGGARRSKNEGKSKAKQQQMPGAAAAAAARINNNQRQPEHVVTTLLTDINAAGKMEDARKSDFSEMENEHFIGGDGALKAKKARQNFPRNSQNLEPPRVHVESLPTTNKVENESRNQSEVIDKSMSEFRRSKSIPRGKFLVTS from the exons ATGCCGCAGGAATTAAGCTTCCGGAATTCGGTTTTAACGTCTCCGAACAAGAATATGCCGAGAGGATTGAAAGCTCTGGTTACGAATTGTAATGATCAGGTTTCTTCTAATTCTGTGATTTCTGAGGAGGTTATCAATGATCATGAATTGGCTAATCGCAAAGCCGAAGAAGCTg CATTTAGGAGGAATCAAGCAGCAGGATGGCTACGCCAAATGGATCATGGAGCATCAGGAGTACTATCGAAGGAGCCCTCTGAACAAGAATTCTGTCTTTCACTTCGCAATGGTCTTATCCTCTGCAATGTCCTCAACAAAGTCAATCCTGGTGCTGTTCTTAAG gtGGTGGAGAGTCCAGTTGTAACTGTACAGTCAGTAGAAGGAGCAGCACAATCTGCAATTCAATATTTTGAGAACACGAGGAACTTCTTGGAGGCGGTTAAAGACATGAAGCTCTTGACGTTTGAAGCTTCCGACTTGGAAAAG GGAGGTACTTCAGGAAAAGTTGTTGAGTGTATTCTCTGCTTGAAAGGATATTATGAGTGGAAGCAAGCTGGTGGGATTGGGGTTTGGAGATATGGAGGAACTGTACGGATCACATCTCTTGCCAGAAGTTCACCTTCCATAACTGAAAGTGATAGTACAGATGAATCGGATTCGTCTCAGTTTGAGCAGCTACTAGACTTCCTCCATCTTTCTAATGAAGTTTCAGTTGAAGAATCCAGAACTTGCAGTGttcttgcttttctttttgatcGTTTTGGACTTATACTCTTACAAGCATACCTTCGAGAGAGTAATCGGATTGAAGATTTGCCTTTAAATGCAATG GTAATTGATGCATTACTTAGCAAGGTTGTTAAGGATTTCTCTGCACTGCTTGAGTCTCAAGGCACTCAG CTTGGACTCTttctgaagaaaatattgaaaagtgATTTAAGTTcatcatcaaaatttgaattcattGAAGCAATATCCCGATACATCAACCAAAGAGCGAATATGGCATCAAGCGACTTCTCGAAATTCTGTGTTTGTGGAGGAAAACGTGAGGTTATTCATAGGGCTCCTGCTGACCATGAAGAACTGGTTCATGCTCAACAGAATCAGATTCAG GAGCTAAAATCAGCGTTTCAAGAAACCAAACTTGAAGTTAAACACATACAGTCTCAATGGAATGAAGAAGTTGAAAGGCTAG AACATCATCTCAAGGGCCTTGAGATGACTTCCTCTTCTTACCACAAGGTCTTGGAAGAGAACCGTATACTTTACAATCAAGTTCAAGACCTTAaag GAACAATAAGGGTGTACTGTAGAGTGAGGCCTTTCTTATCGGGACAATCAAACCAGCATTCTACAGTGGACTATATTGGAGAAAATGGGAACATTATGATTGCAAATCCTCTAAAGCAAGGCAAAGAAGCAAGAAGAGTATTTTCCTTCAATAAAGTTTATGGAACTAATGTTACCCAAG aacaaatataTATCGACACTCAACCGTTGATCAGATCCGTTCTTGATGGTTTTAATGTTTGTATCTTCGCATATGGACAAACTGGCTCGGGAAAGACGTATACAATG AGTGGCCCGGATTTGATGACTGAGGACACATGGGGCGTTAATTATCGAGCTCTCAATGACTTATTCCAGATATCAAATGCAAGGTTGGATATGATGAAGTATGAAGTTGGAGTTCAAATGATTGAAATATACAATGAGCAAGTGAGAGATTTGTTAGTCAGTGATGGCTCGAACAGAAA GTTAGATATACGAAACAACTCTCAACTCAGTGGCCTCAATGTGCCTGATGCAAGTTGGGTTCCTGTGACATGTACTCAAGATGTTCTTAGTTTGATGAGAGTTGGCCAGAAGAATCGAGCTGTTGGTGCAACGGCTTTAAACGAGAGAAGTAGTCGTTCACATAG TGTTCTAACAGTTCATGTACTTGGAAGAGATTTAGTCTCCGGATCCAACCTTAGAGGGTGTCTTCATCTAGTAGATCTAGCTGGGAGTGAAAGAGTGGACAAATCTGAAGCTGTCGGCGACAGACTAAAGGAAGCACAACATATAAACAAATCCCTCTCTGCACTTGGAGATGTGATTTCTGCTCTTGCACAAAAGAGTTCACATATTCCTTACAGGAATAGCAAACTAACTCAACTCTTGCAGGATTCTTTAG GTGGACATGCTAAGACCTTGATGTTTGTACACATAAACCCCGAAGTTGATGCACTTGGAGAGACAATTAGCACGCTTAAGTTTGCTGAGAGAGTTGCCTCTATAGAATTAGGTGCAGCTCGCTgcaataaagaaaatggtcAAATTAGAGAACTTAAAGACGAG ATATCAAATCTCAAATCGGCATTGGAGACGAAGGATGCAGAGCTTGAACAACTCAAATGTGGAAACGCTCGAGCCTTCGTAGAAAATCCGAAGCCGAGAGCTGCCTCTCCCTTCCGTGTTCTAAGGCATGGTACCAATGGAGGTGCTAAGCCTGAAAATTGTCAAAGGCCTTTGGATGAAGCTAAAACTTTGgag GCTAGAAGCTACTCTTCAGGAAAGCAAAGAAGGTCAAGATTTCCCTCTACATTCACAGAGAAAGATGCAATAAAAATGCCATTATTAGCTGAAGAGAGATCAACAACAAGTTCCAGCTCTGGAAACCCAAGGTCACCATCTCCACCAGTTAGGAGATCAATATCAACCGATCGTGGTGCCTTTATAAGAAGCAAGGTACGAACGGAAACGAACGAAAATCAACCAATATCAAAGCCTTCATTTCCAACGAAAGTGCCCGTTAACAAGTCAATGGCCTCGATTCAAGCAATCGATAATCGAGGAAGAGTAAACATTGGTTCTCAAGAGCATGAAAACGTCTCTGATGCATTGGTTGGTATCCAAAAAACAATGGCTTcaacaaagaagaaacaacTGGTTTGCCAGGAAAACAATGAAGATGAACAACAGTTGAAGCAGTCTGTAACTACAATGCAAGGTGGTGCAAGGAGAAGCAAAAATGAAGGgaaaagcaaagcaaagcaacAGCAGATGCCTggtgcagcagcagcagcagcagctagGATTAACAACAACCAGAGGCAGCCTGAACATGTGGTAACAACATTACTTACTGACATTAATGCTGCTGGAAAAATGGAGG